A region of the Scatophagus argus isolate fScaArg1 chromosome 19, fScaArg1.pri, whole genome shotgun sequence genome:
GTCCgtcacagttttgttgttgACGTCTTCGTGTCTTTTTGTACTCACAAATTATCTAcatactaaaataaaaaagaagttTTGGCACGTCTTCTTGCTTAAACTGACTTGACAGATTAAGATCTCGACGCAACATTTTCTACGGACTAAATCGTTCAGCTCTGTGACAGATTCCCAAGACATTTACCTGTCCGGTAATAACTCAGGTACTTCTCATGACTGACAACAATTACTTAAAGTCATGTGAGGCTCCTCAACAGCCTCCTCTTCACCCCACCGGAGCCTCCTGACTGGACGCTAAACAGCATTTGTCGGTTAACGGAGCTGCAGATAACGACAGTCTAACCCAGGACGTTACCTCCTTCTTGGCTCCCTGTTTGAGGTGATGGAGGCTCAGTGCGGTCTGTGCGTTGGCGGAGGGCTCGGTGCCGGGCTGTGCTGCGGGTTTGTTGGCAGATGAAGCCGtcaaagtgttgttgttgtgatcgGACAGGCGGATGTTCAGGCCGTTTCTCGGGGGTTTCTGGTGATGCAGCGGCGCCACCGACCGCaacttcctccctcctttcttcaGCAGCGCCTGCCTCGTTTTGTTGCCCGTGTTCACCCCATCGCTGCTGGAAATCAACGATATCGGGTTGTTGTTTTCGACGTTGCCGATGTTGGCCTCATCGCTGTGCGCCGTTGATCCGTCCAACATGTCTTAAAAGTGGcgaaaacataaacaaactgcGAGATTCCTCCGCAGCCAAGTTGCTTTAGCTAACAACGTCACAAGCTAACAGTTAGCTAGCTTCGCTTCTTCGCGAGAGGATAATTCACTTCCTTATCCAAACTGCTCTGTCGCAGAGATAAGTACTAAACGAACACAATGTTATACTGTCGTTCCCGAGTGAACTTGTGGGATGTGAGTTATTTCTGCTGCTAAAAAAACGATGGACGTCCCCGTTCGGAGATGGCGTCGATGATAGTGAGCTTATTAAAGCAGAAGTAACACAAGTGTTAAGTTAGCCGTAATAAAACGTGTCACTTCCGCTgatgtatttcaaaataagaccGCTTAATGACTATCTGGCAACCTAAAGAGCTGGACTCCAAGTGTCTTCTTAGAGCATAAAGGACGACAGATGTCACCTACGTTGATAAAAGCTAATTTCCCCCTTTTTCACCTTTTAGTAGTTATTTATCTATTTGCTGTCTGTCGAGGTAAAAGTATTATTCATTATCAGTTTAGTGACTTAAGTAAAATATACTGCAATATTATACAATTTTAAGTCCTCCATGCAAGTGAAAGCACAAAAGTATCATCAAAACGTCCTGAACACTATTGGATAGCCTACTTTAAATTCCAATgaactttattttgtttaaaatatatttataacatgaatttttaaaaacctgCTCCACACTTCTGGGAATAAACTTCATGGGATAAATATAATGAAGAcacagttttttatttgttaatagTCAAATTTAAATTCCCTGGCTCTAAAAATACTGAGATCATCATATAAAACACCCATCGTGTGTCTGAGTTTTAATTCTACAATGTAAATTTGCTCCAGGTTGCTTCAGCTGTAAACTCGCCAGGAAAAATACAGAGGATATGTTGCCAGTggtaataatataataatataatagttTGTCAGTGACATTTCCTAATACACTGTGGTATTATAaggattttattattattaatgatacACGTATGTTCAACATGTTCATTCAACATGAATATGATACTTTGAAGTAATCTAATTTGTAGCAAATCACAATACTTAATAAATTTTTGCATATAATTATGAATTTACAAAGTTAGTTGTCAGATAAATTCAGTGGAgtaaaaaagcacaaatattgtaaatatattaTACTATAGTGGACAGATAAAGCAACATATACTAAAAGTACGTCAAATTTGATTACTGCACGTGAGTATGAATTGTACCGGTGACATTGTACACTATTATTTTGTAGACAAGTCTCCTAACTTCCGGTAATATTCTAGTGATGTGACGAATCTCTTCTTCCGGGAGCCTGATTCCGGTAAGCGGCGTTACCGACGGTCTTTGTGTcagtgatgttttgtgtttgttgttttgtttgttgggAGGCGGGGCACACAAACCGTAACATgaaaggaaacaagaagaaCAGGCAAACTGTGCAGCGAACAGGGCTGCTGCGTTCACTGACCTCACGTAGCACATCTCCCCCCTTTTAGTCCTTTACCTGCAAACACGAGTTTTTGTGGTGAGCTGAACGAGCCGATTTTCGTTTTCTTCCCTCGAAACTGGTTTctaaacacaatttaaaacaaattttcacCCAACAATGTGATTCACCTGCCAGACAGACaacatcttttgttttatttttcaattttgaaTTTTGCCTCTATGTTCTAtgaatattttgtatttcagtattATTTTAGTAGCTCTCCCCAGCGTCTCTCATGGTCTAAAGAACCAATTTagcaaacaaaaatatcaaacatttgtTGCTTCCAGCTTCTTCACTGTaagaatttgttgcttttctttgcagttttgAGTCTTGGATTTTTTTGGCTGAACAGAACAAGCATTCTGAGGTCTTTTGAGCTCtgtgaaatgatgaatgaacgactaatgaatgaataatgaaaataaccgTTTTTCCCTTTGCCTATGAAATGCTCTTAATAAATAATCACAGTCCTGCTGAAATGACAACATGCCagtgttgttggtgtttgtaACAAATGAGCACTGAACACAGGTTCGGTACCACACAGTTTTACTGTAGAAAATGTGATGcacaattaaacattttttgttcaCAACAGCCCCTAAACTCACCTTCAAACCAGTAACCAgtcgtgtctgtgtgtgtacctcaGCCAACGGCTACAGCTCATCCCTTTGTTTAGAATCAGGATGAACCCGTTCAACAAACACTGACGTTTTTGGGCTGGGATACCTTTTTGTTTCTAATCGCACAAAGTCTGAAAAACTGTTAATAACGAGTGAAAAACCACAGGCGCGTTAACTTCATAATGCTGATAATTATTTGGCAAAGAGAACCAGGAAACCTAAAGGCAAATCTGAAACTCACATGGGAGGACATGTTAAAGGTTTGTTTCGGTACAAAAAATAGATATATAAACaatatacaaatacaacatAAACATCTAAACATCCATCCCAGGGAGTGCAGTACATGTCGTTTGTCACCGTGACTGGAGAAGGCAAATCAAAGAGACGTCGAGTGTCCTGGAGTCGGCGTCGGGCTCAGGGCTGCGCCTCAGCCTCGGGTTCGTCATAGATGTAGCTGCCGACACCCCCAGTGTTTACACCTGAGCAGGAGCAGAACACAGTCATCAcctttaaacacacagtcattacCTTTACACGAAACTAACGCTAACACAAATCCATGGgaaagtgttcatttttctcataagtttggttttaacttgactgcacagactctggctccaaatgacatcaccgtATCCGGGATATTTTGGGTTTACTTTTgtacagtgagaggaagtgCAGGCGCGTCGGCCATCCTCTGGATCACAACTGTGCATGACATGCGCCTGTGTGTGCAAACTAATCCCACACTGGGAAATGGCTGACACAGCAACAATGCTGGGAGCTTTTTTAGCAGGCATCGCTGGTTGCCTTTGCAAGCGTAGgtacacatttttatgttgatgtAATTAAATCTTTTTCTCAGTTATAGTACTGCTCTTCAGGTACTTTTGCCCTTTTGTCAGACAGTCTGACACTTGAAGGTCACAGAAATAGCTGATTATTGCCGTCACCCTCACTGAGGTCTGAATCAACCAATCTGTGCCTCTCATAAACCTCTGCGGCTCTAAAAGGACCTTCTGCAGACTGTCGTCGTACCTTTGGGCCCGAACAGCACGGCGTAGCACGGTTTGTGGCAGTATGGCTGTCCATCGTGctgcaacagaaacaaaaggtgtcctcttAGTGTCCGACAGCGCGGGGACGTCCGTCTGTCTCAGTGTGGCGGTGTGTCTCACCTCAGCGTGGCTGCCAGGAGCCAGAGTCTTACTGCATCTCTCACAGCGCAGACAGGGCCGGTGCCAGTTCTTCCCGAGAGACGACACCTtctcagctgcacacacacacacacacgccatggAGACAGTCAACATGGCAACCAGTCACCTTAGTTACTTCATACGCGTCCCAACACCCACACAGTCCACACTAACTGAGACACGAAGACACCAATCTGCTCACCGAAGTACACTGTCTTGTTGCACCTGGGGCAGATGTTGGGTCCTCCACAGAAAGACGAGAAGCTTGCAGCTGAAAAAGTCACAGtgaactgaaatgtcatgtGATGTATAACATTAACATGTGCAGTGGAGTCATTTTATCAGCACCAACTTATTGTTCTGGCAACATTTTAGAAGAATCAACCCCATCTCTTCAGTATGTTAATCATCTACAGAAGAAGCTGCAGCGAACTGAACTAAACCACCTCCCAATCCGCGTTTCATTTCTCTTCCCAACACTTgacagtttttctattttttgctcCACATATTCCTCACCCTTCACGGGTCCCCGTGCGGGggcttttctctcctcctccggTTTGCCgtctgtttccatggaaacgGCTGCAGGGGCTTCGTTGACGGGATTGTCGTATAAGTAGGAGCCAGCGCCGCCGATGTTCACGCCTGAAACACACGCTGCATTTACAACCCTGAAAACGAGCCCATGTTAGACACGTTCATTTGATTTGTGAGGACGAGAAGAGACGGCACCTTTCGGTCCGAAGAGGGCGGCGTAGCAGGGCTTGTGGCAGTAAGGCTTCCCATCGTGCTGCACAACACAAGACGGACGGGAAGGAAGCAGACTTTTAATGCGAGTCGAGTCCAGTTCTGTTTCACTTTCAATTCACCTGCATTTAGCACAAGACTCAGCTGCTGCGTCAAACTGCTTCCTCCTAACACGCGTCTGTCAGGTTAGGAACGACAGCCTGTAGAAAGCTGCCGGCTGAACGCCAGCTAGCG
Encoded here:
- the crip2l gene encoding cysteine-rich protein 2-like; its protein translation is MASKCPKCDKTVYFAEKVSSLGKDWHKFCLKCERCNKTLNPGGHAEHDGKPYCHKPCYAALFGPKGVNIGGAGSYLYDNPVNEAPAAVSMETDGKPEEERKAPARGPVKAASFSSFCGGPNICPRCNKTVYFAEKVSSLGKNWHRPCLRCERCSKTLAPGSHAEHDGQPYCHKPCYAVLFGPKGVNTGGVGSYIYDEPEAEAQP